The following proteins come from a genomic window of Crassostrea angulata isolate pt1a10 chromosome 1, ASM2561291v2, whole genome shotgun sequence:
- the LOC128188476 gene encoding von Willebrand factor A domain-containing protein 7-like produces the protein MFVFRLLGKELAMSISFLIICLFVISTSSFPANDFLKDTGSESHGVITLEAIYITTATFLDRMQLVNDTRKSPGLKVFEYFGTDQESKQQFTKIIHEISGYESIVQRDKADKSFFHVYGEQIQIGHFLIKNIRSKIKDLSRNKTIVKANISFIRELVATILYIIQEFYRNTNWIDLHGNTIYKDFGQDNVSLAAVAGLRDKTCINCRYVNGMKHFENNTVGLNLNSGHRSVQNVTKPINSLSNESGSKCSHGTRDASRNLKAIGGTFKESSNQHETPHSHLHIVAAEAAVKATVYYLVDADRGLLKLVGPDVFRDIFGIHSREEIVKTSLTFVIDVTGSISDDIEKVKIATKNILHEAKDSNFVPRKYVLVTFSDQANLTTIKSTTDFQIMLTWLDEITVRGGDGCAEYAMTGILKGIEMSNNDSNIYFVTGADAKDVYLKQGVINGLKAKSLKLIAFLNDNCSRRRKRGAQGQYYLSVNRGGSFQFHRVRRSSISVFEAIANATGGKVYETTTANVGEIVEKEIKDTFPSSNAFVTWFEIPATSTHDGKIFIPVDDYIKSLKIMVKNVFSLSELVCYYPNGTNVSFSLKNEKSDLSNNVLTISVKNPQPGQWKLEKKSAYSWVINVTAQSALGFTATILETSTDGNSYHLSGNPIKGNNYSVAVDIENLGTKSTCTSVALLDENGNDVTEIFVSRMYLIEIARYIGEFTPYNRSSYVQIRGTDDQRNPFLRTRPLFVMPVSVQLHISPLLGDLRLHDASNITFSLTNIGEDLLDFVITITDGYSDISVQRGSLDGGKIYGGIITITPTSLQTLTLDFLVTLENYTGIIQTEKRRYFVMDSRTAHCIVTEYPKICPTEALNTGNCTFYKWNGSVQVSSATIRESLIRVSTDNVILDHMNLTDSNFSVPILISGHCCIQTVVLSIIDKDGFFDQCSFTLSKQPLTIVQYHTTTEELTTLKEITSSHPATQDGHSKVIGISIGVSVLGVILMSIIVCIVRNVKVRCRQKTPVELSNYRSLERKEMETTEDLEIQSERQNLLIVDVTPGINENEDGNDSNSVNVSYCKKEEPKTAEKQKSSSKSSDYVNEETDTSSEAATTQKLQSPMKDPEKCFETKVVSESSVCPNEQTNNEDDTIVISGRRGHKEIRETGIL, from the exons atgtttgtttttcGTTTGCTCGGAAAAGAACTAGCCATgtcaatttcttttttgatCATTTGTCTCTTCGTTATTTCTACGTCTAGTTTCCCAGCAAATGACTTTTTAAAGGACACTGGAAGTGAGTCACACGGTGTCATTACATTGGAGGCCATTTACATAACAACTGCAACTTTTCTGGACAGAATGCAGCTTGTCAATGACACAAGGAAATCGCCAGGCCTGAaagtttttgaatattttggcaCAG ATCAAGAATCTAAACAACAATTTACGAAGATTATTCACGAAATAAGCGGATACGAAAGCATTGTTCAAAGAGACAAAGcagataaatcattttttcacgTCTATGGAGAACAAATTCAAATAG GTCACTTCTTAATTAAGAACATACGAAGTAAGATAAAAGATTTATCACGCAACAAAACGATAGTGAAAGCCAATATCTCGTTCATTCGAGAACTAGTGGCAACAATTCTGTATATTATACAGGAATTTTACAGAAATACAAACTGGATTGATCTTCATGGAAACACAATCTACAAAGATTttg GTCAAGACAATGTTAGCTTGGCTGCAGTTGCTGGCCTTAGGGACAAAACGTGCATTAACTGTAGATATGTAAATGG aatgaaacattttgaaaacaacACTGTTGGTTTAAACTTGAATAGTGGCCACCGATCGGTACAAAACGTGACGAAACCGA ttaATAGCCTCAGTAATGAAAGTGGTAGTAAATGCAGTCATGGAACACGAGATGCCAGTCGAAATTTGAAAGCTATTGGTGGTACCTTTAAAGAAAGCTCTAACCAACACGAGACACCTCACAGCCATCTTCACATTGTCGCAGCAGAAGCAGCAGTTAAAGCTACGGTGTACTACTTAGTTGATGCAG ATAGAGGACTTCTGAAGCTAGTAGGTCCAGATGTTTTCCGGGATATATTTGGCATTCACTCGAGAGAAGAAATAGTGAAGACGTCACTTACTTTTGTTATTGACGTCACTGGCTCCATCAGCGACGACATTGAGAAAGTCAAAATTGCTACTAAGAATATATTGCATGAGGCTAAAGATTCCAATTTTGTACCAAGGAAATACGTTTTGGTAACATTTTCAGACCAAG CAAATTTGACGACCATCAAAAGCACAACTGACTTCCAAATTATGTTAACATGGCTTGACGAGATCACTGTGAGAGGAGGAGATGGTTGTGCGGAATATGCCATGACGGGAATACTGAAGG GCATAGAAATGTCTAACAATGATTCCAACATTTACTTCGTTACTGGTGCTGACGCCAAAGATGTTTACTTGAAGCAAGGTGTTATTAATGGACTGAAAGCTAAAAGTTTAAAACTTATAGCCTTTCTTAATGATAATTGTTCCCGGAGAAGGAAAAGGGGTGC TCAAGGACAGTATTACCTGTCTGTAAACCGTGGTGGTAGTTTTCAGTTTCACCGAGTGAGAAGGTCGAGTATAAGTGTTTTTGAAGCGATTGCAAATGCAACAGGCGGGAAGGTTTATGAGACGACAACAGCCAATGTTGGAGAAATTGTAGAGAAAGAGATAAAG GACACATTTCCATCTTCCAACGCTTTTGTCACGTGGTTTGAGATACCAGCAACGTCCACACACGACGGCAAAATCTTCATACCAGTAGATGATTACATTAAGAGCCTGAAGATAATGGTCAAAAATGTATTCTCTCTGTCTGAGTTGGTGTGTTATTATCCAAATG GTACGAATGTTTCGTTTTcgctaaaaaatgaaaaaagtgaTCTTTCAAACAACGTCTTGACGATATCGGTAAAG AATCCTCAGCCAGGACAATGGAAACTGGAGAAAAAATCCGCTTACTCTTGGGTCATAAACGTTACAGCTCAAAGTGCATTGGGTTTCACAGCAACTATTTTAGAAACTAGCACAGATGGTAATTCCTATCACCTTTCGGGAAATCCGATTAAAG GCAATAATTATTCCGTTGCTGTTGATATTGAAAACTTGGGTACAAAGTCCACATGTACAAGTGTGGCTTTATTGGATGAAAACGGGAATGACGTTACGGAAATTTTTGTTTCTAGAATGTATTTGATAGAGATTGCTCGCTATATTGGGGAGTTCACTCCATATAATAGG tCAAGCTATGTGCAAATACGAGGAACAGATGATCAAAGGAACCCTTTTTTGCGAACAAGACCTTTATTTGTTATGCCGGTATCCGTCCAACTTCATATATCTCCTCTTCTGG GAGATTTGCGACTTCATGATGCTAGCAACATAACTTTCTCCCTTACAAACATCGGTGAAGACCTACTTGATTTTGTCATCACGATTACTGATGGCTATTCCGACATCAGTGTTCAACGAGGTAGTTTAGATGGCGGAAAGATTTATGGTGGTATAATCACGATAACCCCGACATCCTTACAAACTTT AACATTAGACTTTTTGGTTACTCTTGAAAACTACACAGGAATTATTCAAACAGAGAAAAGACGATATTTT GTTATGGACTCACGAACAGCACACTGCATTGTCACTGAATATCCAAAGATTTGTCCTACAGAGGCGCTTAATACAGGAAATTGCACCTTCTATAAATGGAACGGGTCGGTACAAGTTTCCTCGGCGACCATCAGGGAATCGCTCATTAGAGTATCTACCGACAATGTTATTCTAGATCATATGAATCTAACAGACTCAAACTTCTCTGTACCTATATTGATAAG TGGCCATTGCTGTATTCAAACTGTCGTTTTATCCATCATCGATAAGGACGGGTTTTTCGACCAATGCAGCTTTACACTCTCTAAACAACCACTGACCATTGTGCAATACCACACCACAACAGAAGAACTGACAACACTCAAAGAAATCACATCTTCACAC CCAGCTACCCAAGATGGACATTCGAAAGTCATTGGAATATCCATTGGAGTTAGTGTTCTTGGAGTAATACTAATGTCTATCATTGTTTGCATAGTCAGGAATGTCAAAGTAAGATGTCGCCAAAAAACTCCGGTAGAGTTATCAAACTACCGTTCTCTAGAAAGGAAAGAAATGGAAACTACAGAAGACCTCGAAATACAGTCTGAACGTCAGAATTTGCTCATTGTTGATGTTACACCTGGAATCAACGAAAACGAAGATGGGAACGACAGCAATTCAGTGAATGTCTCCTATTGCAAAAAGGAGGAACCCAAAACAGCTGAGAAACAAAAGAGTTCTTCAAAGTCTTCAGATTACGTAAACGAAGAAACTGACACCAGTAGTGAAGCTGCAACTACTCAAAAGTTGCAGTCACCGATGAAAGATccagaaaaatgttttgaaacaaaagttgtttcagAGTCGTCAGTTTGCCCGAACGAACAAACAAACAACGAAGATGACACAATAGTGATTTCTGGCAGGCGTGGACACAAGGAAATCCGTGAAACTGGCATTCTATAA
- the LOC128188467 gene encoding uncharacterized protein LOC128188467 produces the protein MDSRAWLQDVLRCRLCETPGPPLHCDICHIHLCKACVGEHISDPSIEHKVVSFENRGLTTYYPKCPKHSTKQCELRSQCISSSEHEQHRKFDILESIEHKKSIIQRDLQELEKTIYPKYQEIASTILMQKADLNKNTQKLTTAIDKHGEALHREIDTIIQKLKVDLGEMDSKHLDVLKKEEDKIKRTISEITQNIADLKKSLNSNDASLVSAYKSRNAQFRRPPPRLTISLPSFTPQKLNKEQLYQQFGLISKVPFKTEKPGCTMNFPGAESSLPDRPLIDEPRLIANINTEQIGLCGVSCLRDDKIWVCGDGENTIRLYDLGGNLAKSIPTKSGYKPSETHVTVTLSGILVYTDFRNRTVNIVKNTQIQTLIRLRGWKPRDVCSTSTGGLLVSMDSDDSRQAKVGRYSGSTAVQSIQFNDKGQPLFSSALDGSFSFDKETLICNNSKYISENRNLDVCVSDFGACAVVVVNQAGKLRFTYTGFRTTTKGQFKPCGITTDSQSRILTADFTNQCIHILDQDGHFLRYIDNCHLQRPQDLCVDTKDNLFIAEFITGNVKIIQYLM, from the coding sequence ATGGATTCTAGAGCTTGGCTTCAAGACGTGTTACGGTGTCGTCTCTGCGAGACCCCTGGTCCTCCTTTGCATTGTGATATTTGTCACATCCatctgtgtaaagcctgtgtGGGGGAACATATCTCTGATCCATCTATAGAACACAAAGTAGTTTCATTTGAGAACCGTGGATTAACTACTTATTATCCTAAATGTccaaaacattccacaaaacaaTGTGAACTTCGTTCACAATGTATATCTTCTAGTGAACATGAACAGCACagaaaatttgacattttggAAAGTATTGAACACAAAAAATCCATTATACAGAGAGATTTGCAAGAACTAgagaaaacaatatatcccaAATACCAAGAGATTGCCTCTACAATTCTAATGCAGAAAGCTGATCTAAATAAAAACACGCAGAAATTGACAACAGCAATCGACAAACATGGAGAAGCcctgcacagagaaatagacaccataATACAGAAACTAAAAGTTGATCTCGGTGAAATGGACTCCAAACACCTGGATGTCCTTAAAAAAGAGGAAGATAAAATCAAAcgcaccatttctgaaatcacgcAGAACATTGCAGATCTGAAGAAATCACTAAACTCTAATGATGCCAGCCttgtctctgcctacaaatctAGGAATGCACAATTCAGAAGACCGCCTCCTAGACTCACTATTTCATTGCCGAGTTTTACCCCACAGAAGCTAAACAAAgaacagctttatcaacagtttggttTAATATCAAAAGTACCTTTTAAAACAGAGAAACCTGGCTGCACAATGAATTTTCCAGGTGCCGAGTCCTCCCTTCCAGACAGACCGCTCATTGATGAACCAAGGCTCATCGCCAATATAAACACCGAACAAATAGGATTATGTGGCGTGTCTTGTTTGAGGGATGATAAAATATGGGTTTGTGGTGATGGTGAGAATACAATAAGACTCTATGATCTCGGGGGAAATCTAGCGAAGTCAATCCCAACCAAGTCAGGTTACAAACCATCAGAAACGCATGTAACAGTTACATTGAGTGGGATTCTAGTTTACACTGATTTCAGAAacagaactgtgaacatagtgaagaatacacagatacagacccTGATAAGACTACGAGGGTGGAAACCTCGCGATGTTTGTAGTACCTCCACTGGTGGCCTCCTGGTTTCTATGGACAGTGATGATTCGAGACAAGCAAAAGTCGggcgttactctggctccacagcgGTACAAAGTATTCAGTTcaatgacaaaggacaaccACTCTTCTCATCTGCACTTGACGGTTCCTTTAGCTTTGACAAAGAAACATTAATATGTAACAACTCCAAATACATCAGCGAAAACAGGAACCTAGATGTCTGCGTCTCAGACTTCGGAGCCTGTGCAGTAGTGGTAGTCAATCAAGCCGGGAAACttcggtttacctacactggtttTCGCACTACTACTAAGGGACAGTTTAAGCCATGTGGCATCACTACAGACAGCCAgagtcggatcctgacagcagactttACCAACCAATGCATTCACAttctggatcaggacggacatttcctccgctacattgacaactgccATTTACAGCGTCCACAGgatttatgtgtggacaccaaaGACAACCTCTTTATTGCTGAGTTCATAACAGGGAATgtgaaaataattcaatatctaatgtaa
- the LOC128155728 gene encoding uncharacterized protein LOC128155728, whose protein sequence is MGRILDQVSPEQSMEDIPIISRSHHLSNGTERRHHLQVEVAEQQPGTSASTATSSDTGPTNVRKRETTVSQTQHQQQHQAANNDLNKIRLKTEWIPRYENEIADAYNFGIQLQQE, encoded by the exons ATGGGCAGGATTTTGGATCAAGTTTCACCAGAGCAGAGTATGGAAGATATCCCTATTATCAGCCGTTCACATCATCTCAGCAATGGTACAGAAAGGCGGCATCATCTTCAAGTGGAAGTAGCGGAGCAGCAGCCCGGAACATCTGCTTCTACTGCAACAAGTTCGGACACTGGGCCAACAAATGTTCGGAAAAGGGAAACGACAGTTTCACAAACACAGCACCAGCAACAGCATCAGGCAGCAAACAATGACTTG AACAAAATTAGATTAAAAACAGAATGGATTCCAAGATATGAGAATGAAATTGCCGATGCTTACA ATTTTGGAATCCAATTACAGCAGGAGTAG